One stretch of Bacteroidales bacterium DNA includes these proteins:
- a CDS encoding glycoside hydrolase family 99-like domain-containing protein encodes MKNTMLKNRLLISLIILLGLSANAQTTNTKAVKNDYYVAAYIWPSCHPDPLATKMLWADGTGEWEVIKKGNPRFDGHYQPRQPLWGYELDNDPKVVEKWIDVATDHGVNVFVYDWYWYEEGPFLESALNDGFLKASNNGKMQFYIMWANHDVKYNYWNYHRYKDNENILWNAKIDWKNYKIIVDRIIRQYFKRPNYFKINGEPVFSIFSIEKLLESSGNSAEEARKALDYFRDEVKKAGFPGLHIQWNQGGGSVMSAKAAEEFTRKVKVMGFNSVAMYNMGGRVEDYITYGTNSIKIREQMDAILDVPVFPCVSIGWDDTPRFPAKGIKDVVHYNNTPQSFAALLSKAKKYADSHPEQPKLITINAWNEWVEGSYLLPDMQNGFGYLEAVKEVILDGKYGRY; translated from the coding sequence ATGAAGAACACAATGTTAAAGAACCGCTTACTGATTTCCCTGATAATCCTCCTTGGATTGTCAGCAAATGCACAGACAACTAACACTAAAGCAGTAAAAAACGACTATTACGTTGCTGCATATATCTGGCCTTCGTGCCATCCCGATCCCCTGGCCACAAAGATGCTCTGGGCCGATGGCACCGGCGAGTGGGAGGTGATAAAGAAGGGCAATCCACGCTTCGACGGACACTATCAGCCGCGTCAGCCGCTATGGGGATATGAGCTCGACAACGATCCGAAAGTTGTTGAGAAATGGATAGACGTTGCCACCGACCACGGTGTAAATGTTTTCGTTTACGACTGGTACTGGTACGAAGAGGGTCCTTTCCTTGAGAGCGCCCTGAACGATGGTTTCCTGAAAGCCTCCAACAACGGGAAGATGCAGTTCTACATCATGTGGGCCAACCACGATGTGAAATATAACTACTGGAACTATCATCGTTATAAGGATAATGAGAATATCCTCTGGAACGCCAAAATAGACTGGAAAAACTATAAGATCATTGTCGACCGGATCATCAGACAGTATTTCAAAAGGCCAAATTATTTCAAGATAAACGGAGAACCGGTCTTTTCAATCTTCAGCATTGAGAAACTGCTCGAGAGCTCTGGAAACAGTGCCGAAGAAGCACGTAAGGCGCTTGATTATTTTCGCGATGAGGTGAAGAAAGCAGGTTTCCCCGGACTGCATATCCAGTGGAACCAGGGGGGAGGCTCCGTGATGTCGGCAAAGGCTGCGGAAGAGTTTACCAGGAAGGTGAAAGTAATGGGCTTCAACAGCGTTGCCATGTATAATATGGGTGGACGTGTTGAAGACTATATAACTTACGGTACCAACTCAATTAAGATCCGCGAACAGATGGATGCCATACTCGATGTCCCGGTATTCCCGTGTGTCTCCATCGGCTGGGACGATACACCGCGTTTCCCCGCCAAGGGCATTAAGGATGTGGTGCATTACAATAACACACCGCAGAGTTTTGCAGCTCTCCTCTCGAAGGCAAAAAAGTACGCCGACTCACATCCCGAACAGCCTAAGCTGATAACAATCAATGCCTGGAATGAATGGGTGGAAGGCAGCTATCTGCTGCCCGACATGCAAAATGGCTTCGGCTATCTCGAGGCAGTGAAGGAAGTCATCCTCGACGGCAAATACGGGAGGTATTAG
- a CDS encoding 3'-5' exonuclease, with amino-acid sequence MIVLDIETTGTDPQLHSIVEVGAIDFDHPDNYFNERCQIREGAEIDPAALEINGLTVKEINDKSLLNQRELISRFIAWMDQIEDKTIAGQNVDFDISFFNESSARCGLNFRLGKRKVDQHSIVYAHYLKRNIKPPLKDGFSGLNSDLIMKYVGLPAEPKPHRAINGARYEAEALSRLINGKGMFDEFAGHVIPDFLQK; translated from the coding sequence ATGATAGTACTCGACATAGAAACCACCGGCACTGATCCGCAGCTTCATTCGATTGTTGAAGTGGGAGCTATCGATTTTGATCATCCCGACAATTATTTTAATGAAAGATGTCAGATCCGGGAGGGGGCAGAAATTGATCCTGCGGCATTGGAAATAAATGGCCTGACGGTTAAGGAAATTAATGATAAGTCTTTACTTAATCAGAGGGAATTAATATCCCGCTTCATTGCATGGATGGATCAGATAGAAGATAAGACCATTGCAGGTCAGAACGTGGATTTTGATATAAGCTTCTTTAACGAGAGTTCTGCGCGATGCGGGTTGAACTTCAGACTTGGAAAAAGAAAAGTCGATCAGCATTCGATTGTGTACGCTCATTATCTGAAAAGAAATATAAAGCCTCCTCTTAAAGACGGATTCTCAGGACTGAACAGCGATTTAATAATGAAATATGTCGGATTGCCTGCGGAGCCAAAACCACACAGGGCAATCAACGGAGCACGATATGAGGCAGAAGCCCTGTCGAGACTGATCAATGGAAAGGGCATGTTTGATGAATTTGCAGGGCATGTAATACCGGATTTCCTTCAAAAGTAG